One stretch of Akkermansia sp. RCC_12PD DNA includes these proteins:
- a CDS encoding 4-amino-4-deoxychorismate lyase — protein sequence MIFETVKWADGAPRLLPWHQARVERAMSLYGVAGAPVPDLEAVLASCPGPGSGIYKCHITYDTQGRVKAPVFAPYRPRRVKKLVCVEAPHLDYSCKWEDRTALEAVGAGLGGDEEALILRNGLVTDTRYSNVAFGNGSHWVAPETFLLPGTKRAFLLERGRMECRPLKAEDVKKFHFCSLVNAMLDPGDVVVRTEDILLP from the coding sequence TTGATCTTTGAAACCGTGAAGTGGGCGGACGGAGCGCCCCGCCTGCTTCCCTGGCATCAGGCAAGGGTGGAGAGGGCGATGAGCCTGTACGGCGTGGCAGGCGCGCCCGTGCCGGATTTGGAGGCCGTGCTGGCTTCCTGTCCAGGCCCCGGCAGCGGCATCTATAAATGCCACATTACCTACGACACTCAGGGACGGGTGAAAGCCCCCGTATTTGCACCCTACCGCCCCCGCAGGGTGAAAAAACTGGTGTGTGTGGAAGCTCCGCACCTGGATTACTCCTGCAAGTGGGAGGACAGGACGGCACTGGAGGCCGTGGGTGCGGGATTGGGCGGGGATGAGGAAGCCCTCATTCTCCGGAACGGCTTGGTGACGGATACCCGCTACAGCAACGTCGCATTCGGGAACGGCTCCCACTGGGTGGCTCCGGAGACCTTCCTGCTGCCGGGCACCAAGCGCGCGTTCCTGCTGGAACGGGGGAGGATGGAATGCCGCCCCCTGAAAGCGGAGGACGTGAAAAAGTTCCACTTTTGTTCTTTGGTCAACGCCATGCTGGACCCCGGCGATGTGGTGGTGCGTACGGAAGACATTCTTCTTCCCTGA
- a CDS encoding DedA family protein produces MSWVQDWGYAGVIILMAMESSIFPVPSEVVIPPAAILSAQPNAPMSFWGVVLAGTFGSWVGSAITYVVARVVGRPVIMRWGKFFFMPPHKVEKAELFLQRYEVSGVFFARLLPVIRHLISIPAGIVRMGFGVFSLVTTLGAFAWCAVLAWYGHRIGERHPELLKSPEELIRTVKSESLPLILAVLVLAVCYIIMLRLTDKKKAEEGTESASPETDE; encoded by the coding sequence ATGTCCTGGGTCCAGGACTGGGGATATGCGGGCGTCATCATTCTCATGGCCATGGAAAGCTCCATTTTTCCCGTGCCCAGCGAGGTGGTCATTCCTCCCGCGGCCATTCTTTCCGCCCAACCGAACGCCCCCATGAGCTTCTGGGGCGTCGTTCTTGCCGGGACCTTCGGTTCCTGGGTGGGATCCGCCATCACTTATGTGGTGGCCAGAGTCGTCGGACGCCCGGTCATCATGCGCTGGGGCAAATTCTTTTTCATGCCGCCCCACAAGGTGGAGAAGGCGGAACTTTTCCTTCAGCGCTATGAAGTGTCCGGCGTCTTTTTCGCGCGTCTTCTTCCCGTCATCCGCCACCTGATCTCCATCCCGGCCGGCATCGTCCGCATGGGATTCGGCGTATTTTCCCTGGTCACCACGCTCGGCGCCTTCGCCTGGTGCGCCGTGCTCGCCTGGTACGGGCACCGGATCGGCGAACGGCATCCGGAGTTGCTCAAGTCACCTGAAGAACTGATCCGCACCGTGAAGAGCGAAAGCCTGCCCCTCATTCTGGCCGTACTCGTCCTGGCCGTCTGCTACATCATCATGCTGCGGCTGACAGACAAGAAAAAGGCGGAGGAAGGAACGGAAAGCGCTTCTCCGGAAACAGACGAATAG
- a CDS encoding dihydrodipicolinate synthase family protein: protein MNTSLKLHGLVAAVHTPFKADGSLNASSVDAQAKLLASQGIKLAFITGSTGESSSMQLAERKEIYSAWKEASAKHGVQVIAHTGSNSVWDARELAAFAQECGFVATSSLAPSYYKPATVQRLVECCAFAASGAPDLPYYYYDIPVLTGVRFNPVDFIKLAKEQIPNFAGIKFTNPDLALYQTTLNYDENVDIPWGVDEWFTGALSVGAKGAVGSSFNFAPALYQNLIKAFEKGDMETAKDCQWKSVQMINILASKGYMGCAKALMGWLGVDLGPARLPQGNPTADQLKELRSELEAIGFFQWAMN, encoded by the coding sequence ATGAATACCTCACTGAAACTTCACGGCCTGGTGGCCGCCGTACATACACCGTTCAAGGCAGATGGTTCTTTGAACGCTTCCAGTGTAGACGCCCAGGCCAAACTGCTTGCCTCCCAGGGCATCAAGCTCGCTTTCATTACCGGCAGCACCGGTGAGTCCTCCTCCATGCAGCTTGCGGAACGCAAGGAAATCTATTCCGCATGGAAGGAAGCCTCCGCCAAGCATGGTGTTCAGGTGATCGCCCATACCGGGTCCAACAGCGTCTGGGACGCCAGGGAACTGGCCGCTTTCGCCCAGGAATGCGGATTTGTAGCCACCAGCTCCCTGGCCCCCTCCTACTACAAACCCGCCACGGTTCAGCGCCTGGTGGAATGCTGCGCCTTTGCCGCTTCCGGCGCTCCGGACCTGCCTTATTACTATTATGATATTCCCGTGCTGACGGGCGTACGCTTCAATCCGGTCGATTTCATCAAGCTGGCCAAGGAGCAGATTCCGAATTTTGCAGGCATCAAATTCACCAATCCGGACCTGGCCCTGTACCAGACCACCCTGAATTACGACGAAAACGTGGATATTCCATGGGGAGTGGACGAATGGTTCACGGGGGCCCTGTCCGTCGGCGCCAAGGGAGCGGTAGGCAGTTCCTTCAACTTTGCTCCGGCCCTGTACCAAAACCTGATCAAGGCTTTTGAAAAGGGAGACATGGAAACGGCAAAGGACTGCCAGTGGAAGTCCGTGCAAATGATCAACATCCTGGCCTCCAAGGGCTATATGGGATGCGCCAAGGCCCTGATGGGCTGGCTGGGCGTGGACCTGGGTCCGGCGCGGCTGCCGCAAGGCAATCCGACCGCGGACCAGCTCAAGGAACTCCGCTCCGAGCTGGAAGCCATCGGCTTCTTCCAGTGGGCCATGAACTGA
- a CDS encoding TIGR02206 family membrane protein — translation MNDDVSPLFIRWSLAHWAALGAVALAAAVLLWGGRRLRMEKRILVGKVLGAVFLLTFLAETFGRIVREHWEPWQDRLPLHFCSLMTLVCFIALWYRRPWACAAAYFGVLTASIQGLITPMLYEGFPSAAFFAFFVGHGLLLVSALYLPLVLGWRSRPWDDIKTLLLCDAYLLLIIPVNIWLGTNYGFTRYAPEGSILEYFGPAPWYLLTLQIPALAVLRLLYLTVRPRKKGGREGTAAIEKNPGQ, via the coding sequence ATGAATGACGACGTTTCGCCCTTGTTCATCCGCTGGAGCCTGGCCCACTGGGCGGCGCTCGGGGCGGTGGCGCTGGCCGCTGCAGTCCTGCTGTGGGGCGGCCGCCGTCTCCGGATGGAAAAGCGGATACTGGTGGGCAAGGTGTTGGGGGCCGTCTTTCTGCTGACTTTTCTGGCGGAAACGTTCGGGCGTATCGTCCGGGAGCACTGGGAGCCGTGGCAGGACAGGCTTCCCCTGCATTTTTGCAGTCTGATGACGCTGGTATGCTTCATTGCCCTTTGGTACCGCAGGCCCTGGGCATGTGCCGCAGCCTATTTCGGAGTGTTGACGGCCAGCATCCAGGGGCTGATCACCCCCATGCTGTATGAAGGTTTTCCTTCCGCCGCCTTTTTCGCTTTCTTTGTGGGGCACGGTCTTCTGCTTGTTTCCGCCCTTTATCTCCCGCTGGTGCTGGGATGGCGCTCCCGCCCGTGGGACGACATAAAAACCCTGCTTCTGTGCGACGCCTATCTTCTCCTGATCATTCCCGTGAACATTTGGCTGGGAACGAACTACGGATTTACCCGGTACGCTCCGGAGGGAAGCATTCTGGAATACTTCGGTCCTGCGCCCTGGTATTTGCTGACGCTTCAGATCCCGGCTCTGGCTGTGCTGAGGCTGCTGTATCTGACCGTGCGGCCCCGGAAAAAGGGGGGCAGGGAAGGGACGGCTGCCATTGAAAAAAATCCTGGACAATAG
- a CDS encoding glycosyl hydrolase family 18 protein, which produces MNSIIKPTLCALALGVCGAAPLCAASATASCEQTHSVLYAGGVSQAIMKIKITAPETSQILKGMTFSMAGTTSVADIAKAQIFASGTTPYFSPNSGQANRRAVPILNTISKGAKTLQFEGSHPLSPGDNYFWLCVDLIPRARGLNKVDAACTGVALLEDSNIAVSNPSPEGCAQVYPYQFRVVPYYRHTNLMQWNRDQLNAQHFKSFTDLIYFNVGCDTDGNLTGQNNEQFLNGLDKLKNLRGTGGSKIILGVAHCDAGMTAITADPEKRIKFARQLVSFAKEKGFDGIDIDWEYPDNDTQWYYFSLFLGEVRSAMGANGMSLSSAINPYYLAPTSEMMDLLDFVNVMSYDRAGQHSTYPDMVTDVNTMRNKNVPDCKIVMGLPFYTNETRSNRNWDAQKGYSTVIQLYPNIAPGTDTCIIDGQQHYFNGITTIKKKCQYVKNQKLGGVMIWCYDGDLLLTHVKSLAKAMFGVIKQQAVR; this is translated from the coding sequence ATGAACAGCATCATTAAACCGACATTGTGCGCCCTGGCCCTGGGCGTTTGCGGCGCGGCCCCTCTTTGCGCGGCGTCAGCCACGGCCTCCTGCGAGCAGACACACTCCGTCCTGTACGCGGGGGGCGTCAGCCAGGCCATCATGAAAATCAAGATAACCGCCCCGGAAACCAGCCAGATATTGAAAGGCATGACCTTTTCCATGGCGGGAACCACCTCCGTTGCCGACATTGCCAAGGCGCAGATATTCGCATCCGGAACCACTCCGTACTTTTCCCCGAATTCGGGCCAGGCCAACCGCCGCGCCGTCCCCATCCTCAACACCATTTCCAAGGGCGCGAAAACCCTCCAGTTTGAAGGAAGCCATCCCCTCTCCCCCGGAGACAACTATTTCTGGCTGTGCGTGGACCTTATCCCCAGGGCGCGCGGCCTGAACAAGGTGGACGCCGCCTGTACCGGAGTCGCCCTGCTGGAAGACTCCAACATCGCCGTTTCCAATCCCTCCCCGGAAGGCTGCGCCCAGGTTTACCCCTACCAGTTCCGGGTGGTTCCCTACTACCGCCACACCAACCTGATGCAATGGAACCGCGACCAATTGAATGCCCAGCACTTCAAGTCCTTCACGGACCTTATTTACTTTAATGTGGGCTGTGACACTGACGGGAACCTGACTGGACAGAACAACGAACAATTCCTGAACGGACTGGACAAGCTCAAGAACCTGCGCGGCACTGGGGGCAGCAAGATCATTCTGGGTGTAGCCCACTGCGATGCGGGCATGACGGCCATAACGGCCGATCCGGAAAAACGGATCAAATTCGCCCGTCAGCTGGTTTCCTTTGCCAAGGAAAAGGGCTTTGACGGCATTGACATCGATTGGGAATATCCCGACAACGATACCCAATGGTATTATTTCTCCCTGTTCCTGGGGGAAGTCCGTTCCGCCATGGGTGCCAACGGCATGTCCCTGAGTTCCGCCATCAATCCGTATTACCTGGCGCCTACCTCGGAAATGATGGACCTGCTGGACTTCGTCAACGTCATGAGCTATGACCGTGCCGGCCAGCATTCCACCTATCCGGACATGGTGACGGACGTGAACACCATGCGGAATAAAAACGTGCCGGACTGCAAAATCGTGATGGGACTGCCGTTTTACACGAATGAAACGCGCTCCAACCGCAACTGGGACGCCCAGAAAGGCTATTCCACCGTCATCCAGCTCTATCCCAACATAGCGCCCGGAACAGATACCTGCATCATCGACGGGCAGCAGCACTACTTCAACGGCATCACCACGATCAAGAAAAAATGCCAATACGTAAAAAACCAGAAGCTGGGCGGCGTGATGATCTGGTGTTATGACGGCGATCTGCTGCTGACGCACGTCAAATCCCTGGCCAAGGCCATGTTCGGCGTCATCAAGCAACAGGCTGTCCGCTAA
- a CDS encoding pyridoxamine 5'-phosphate oxidase family protein, with the protein MPAPDEWGAFPPLPVVVPCAGMLLFPCGKINEYCQVMRRKDREVRRREDLLAMISQCKVCRLGLWDGEEVYVVPLNFGYEERAGALHLFFHCAREGRKLDILRNNPKAAFEMDGNHLLVEGNTPCQYGYSYCSVMGRGMVEILEKDAEKIHALNRIMLHQTGREAVLTPSMARTVCVLRLKAESVSGKLRARPDVPPGPVDC; encoded by the coding sequence ATGCCGGCCCCCGATGAATGGGGGGCTTTCCCTCCGCTTCCCGTCGTCGTTCCCTGCGCTGGAATGCTTCTTTTTCCGTGCGGAAAAATCAATGAATACTGTCAGGTGATGAGAAGAAAAGACAGGGAAGTCCGCCGGAGGGAGGACCTGCTGGCCATGATCTCGCAGTGCAAGGTGTGCCGCCTTGGCCTGTGGGACGGGGAGGAAGTGTATGTCGTCCCCCTGAATTTCGGGTATGAGGAACGGGCCGGAGCCCTGCATCTGTTTTTCCACTGCGCCAGGGAGGGACGGAAGCTGGACATTCTGCGGAATAACCCGAAAGCCGCTTTTGAAATGGACGGGAATCATCTGCTGGTGGAGGGGAATACGCCCTGCCAGTACGGCTATTCCTATTGCAGCGTCATGGGGCGTGGGATGGTGGAAATTCTTGAAAAAGACGCGGAAAAGATTCATGCCCTGAACCGCATCATGCTGCATCAGACCGGACGGGAAGCGGTCTTGACGCCGTCCATGGCGCGCACCGTCTGCGTCCTGCGCCTGAAAGCGGAATCCGTCAGCGGAAAACTCCGTGCGCGGCCGGATGTTCCCCCCGGTCCCGTCGATTGTTGA
- a CDS encoding AGE family epimerase/isomerase, whose translation MAATLDMPALGAFYRRQLLEDVLPFWFPRACDEKNGGLYHCFDADGALVDTDKSVWAQGRMAWMLLTMYNSVEKNPDWLKWAESALTFLSTKCVDPSDGRMYFHVAADGTPIRKRRYAYSESFAAIAFAAHAKAVDSEESAKAARHWFDIFTDMCFTPGKMAPKFTGNRPTTGLGTRMITLATAQEMRKYLGDEDGFYTGWIDRCIHDLRTLFMKPDIKAVMEVVGTDGSIIDHFDERTLNPGHTIEGGWFVLEEARYRGHDPELIKVGCDMIDWAFERGWDRENGGLLYYTDVYGKPVQEYWHNMKFWWPHDEALIAMTLAYKLTGEERYAIRHNMVHNWAFSHFQDVQHGDWFGYLNKDGSKANTLKGSLWKSFFHHPRAMWCCAHYCGAI comes from the coding sequence ATGGCTGCAACGCTTGACATGCCCGCACTGGGCGCATTCTACCGCCGCCAGCTTTTGGAAGACGTGCTTCCCTTCTGGTTCCCCCGCGCCTGCGACGAGAAGAACGGCGGCCTTTACCACTGCTTTGACGCGGACGGTGCCCTGGTAGACACGGACAAGTCCGTCTGGGCCCAGGGCCGCATGGCCTGGATGCTGCTGACCATGTACAACAGCGTGGAGAAAAATCCGGACTGGCTCAAGTGGGCGGAAAGCGCCCTGACCTTCCTGTCCACCAAATGCGTGGACCCTTCCGACGGCCGCATGTACTTCCATGTGGCGGCGGACGGTACTCCCATCCGCAAGCGCCGCTACGCGTACAGCGAATCCTTTGCCGCCATCGCCTTTGCGGCCCATGCGAAAGCCGTGGACAGCGAGGAATCCGCCAAAGCGGCCCGGCACTGGTTCGACATTTTCACGGACATGTGTTTCACTCCCGGCAAAATGGCTCCAAAATTCACCGGGAACCGCCCCACGACCGGGCTGGGAACGCGCATGATTACGTTGGCCACCGCCCAGGAAATGCGCAAATACCTGGGCGACGAGGACGGATTCTACACCGGGTGGATCGACCGCTGCATCCACGACCTGCGCACCCTGTTCATGAAGCCGGACATCAAGGCCGTGATGGAAGTGGTGGGAACGGACGGCTCCATCATTGACCACTTCGACGAGCGTACATTGAACCCCGGCCATACCATCGAGGGAGGCTGGTTCGTTCTGGAGGAAGCCCGCTACCGCGGCCATGATCCGGAATTGATCAAAGTGGGCTGCGACATGATCGACTGGGCCTTTGAACGAGGCTGGGACCGGGAAAACGGCGGCCTGCTCTACTACACGGACGTGTACGGCAAGCCCGTTCAGGAATACTGGCACAACATGAAGTTCTGGTGGCCGCACGACGAAGCGCTCATCGCCATGACGCTCGCCTACAAGCTTACCGGAGAAGAGCGCTACGCCATCCGGCACAACATGGTGCACAACTGGGCTTTCTCCCATTTCCAGGACGTGCAGCACGGCGACTGGTTCGGCTATCTGAACAAGGACGGCTCCAAGGCAAACACCCTTAAGGGCAGTCTCTGGAAGTCCTTCTTCCACCATCCCCGCGCCATGTGGTGCTGCGCTCACTACTGCGGCGCCATTTGA
- a CDS encoding NADH:flavin oxidoreductase produces the protein MNTQDELKIRDMEILFQPFHSRKLDTPTRIVLPAMTRGFSPGGVPTDEVAAYYQRRAKHEVGLIITEGTFIDEPSASPSSNYPNFFGGAPLRGWKKVLEAVHTTDCKIAPQLWHVGMARPFKGENLPNPELPPIGPSGIDVNTLQQTTDPMSAAKIEEVIDAFARAAADAKRLGFDGVEIHGAHGYLIDQFFWKETNKRTDEYGGDLVGRTRFASRIIHAVRKAVGSQFPIIFRFSQWKTGHYDAKLARTPVELEDFLTPLTEAGVDIFDCSTRRFWEPEFEGSRLNLAGWTKKLTGKPAISVGSVGLNREFTNVFDGGPEAEAASIDPLVERMQAGEFDLIAVGRALLADAEWAQKVHHSREKEIRQFTKEALQSLS, from the coding sequence ATGAATACACAGGATGAACTCAAGATCAGGGACATGGAAATTCTGTTCCAGCCCTTCCATTCACGCAAGCTTGATACCCCCACGCGCATCGTCCTGCCGGCCATGACCCGGGGATTTTCCCCCGGCGGCGTGCCCACGGACGAGGTGGCCGCCTACTACCAGCGCCGGGCCAAACATGAAGTGGGCCTCATCATCACGGAAGGTACGTTTATTGACGAGCCGAGCGCCTCCCCTTCCTCCAACTATCCCAATTTTTTCGGCGGCGCGCCGCTCCGGGGCTGGAAAAAAGTGCTGGAAGCCGTCCACACGACGGATTGCAAGATAGCCCCACAGCTCTGGCACGTGGGCATGGCGCGGCCATTCAAGGGAGAGAACCTTCCCAACCCGGAACTTCCGCCCATCGGGCCTTCCGGCATTGACGTGAATACGCTCCAGCAGACGACGGACCCCATGAGCGCCGCCAAGATAGAAGAGGTGATAGATGCCTTTGCCCGTGCGGCCGCGGACGCCAAAAGACTGGGATTCGACGGTGTGGAGATTCACGGAGCCCACGGCTACCTGATCGACCAGTTTTTCTGGAAGGAAACCAACAAAAGAACGGACGAGTACGGAGGAGACCTGGTAGGGCGCACCCGCTTTGCCAGCCGTATCATCCATGCCGTCCGCAAGGCGGTAGGCAGCCAGTTCCCCATTATTTTCCGCTTCTCCCAATGGAAAACCGGGCATTACGACGCCAAGCTGGCGCGCACGCCCGTGGAACTGGAAGATTTCCTGACGCCCCTGACGGAAGCGGGCGTGGACATCTTCGACTGTTCCACCCGCCGGTTCTGGGAACCGGAGTTTGAAGGCTCCCGCCTTAATCTGGCAGGCTGGACCAAGAAGCTTACGGGCAAGCCGGCCATTTCCGTCGGCTCTGTGGGGCTTAACCGGGAATTCACGAATGTTTTCGACGGCGGCCCGGAGGCGGAAGCCGCCAGCATCGACCCTCTTGTGGAACGGATGCAGGCAGGCGAGTTCGACCTCATTGCCGTGGGGCGCGCCCTGCTGGCGGATGCGGAGTGGGCGCAGAAAGTCCACCATTCACGGGAAAAGGAAATCCGCCAGTTCACAAAGGAGGCCCTCCAGTCCCTGAGCTGA
- a CDS encoding aminodeoxychorismate/anthranilate synthase component II, with translation MSQPNVWIIDHRDSFTWNLAELAATTGMAVPRVVPNDFPGLEEAVRKGEKVILSPGPGVVHDFCHRATFRLLRRLPPDIPVLGVCLGHQILGVCFGAALEQLPSPLHGARAQIRRSGPSPLFAGLPEEFPAGLYHSWRLSRESWPDELIVTAEDGRGHIQAIRHRTRPLYGIQFHPESILTPSGSLMLRNFLALSQK, from the coding sequence ATGAGTCAACCGAACGTCTGGATCATCGATCACCGGGATTCCTTCACCTGGAACCTCGCGGAACTGGCCGCAACTACAGGCATGGCCGTTCCGCGCGTAGTTCCCAATGATTTTCCCGGCCTGGAAGAAGCGGTGCGGAAGGGGGAAAAAGTCATCCTCTCCCCCGGTCCGGGCGTGGTACACGATTTCTGCCACCGGGCTACCTTCCGCCTGCTGCGCCGCCTGCCGCCGGATATTCCGGTGCTGGGGGTCTGCCTGGGACATCAGATCCTAGGCGTCTGCTTCGGAGCCGCTCTGGAACAACTCCCCAGCCCGCTCCACGGAGCGCGGGCGCAGATACGCCGCTCCGGCCCGTCTCCCCTTTTTGCCGGGCTTCCGGAGGAGTTCCCCGCGGGCCTGTACCATTCCTGGCGCCTGTCACGGGAGTCCTGGCCGGATGAGCTGATTGTCACGGCGGAGGACGGCCGGGGCCATATCCAGGCCATCCGGCACCGGACCCGCCCCCTGTACGGCATCCAGTTTCATCCGGAATCCATCCTGACTCCGTCCGGAAGCCTCATGCTGCGCAATTTTCTGGCGCTTTCTCAGAAATAA
- the ybaK gene encoding Cys-tRNA(Pro) deacylase: MAGKKERDVKTNAMRLLDALHVPYRHYAYECTEFVDARHTAAALGLPPERMYKTLVTEGAPRQYYVFVIPIDSELSLKKAARAVGTKSLSMIPVKDITAVTGYVRGGCTALGMKKKYPTVIDSGAEALPEIVVSGGRLGCQIELAPVDLLQAADASFADVAEPGGRP, translated from the coding sequence ATGGCCGGGAAAAAGGAAAGGGATGTCAAAACCAATGCCATGCGGCTGCTGGACGCGCTCCATGTCCCGTACAGGCATTATGCGTATGAATGTACGGAATTTGTGGATGCGCGGCACACGGCGGCGGCCCTGGGACTGCCGCCGGAAAGGATGTACAAGACTCTGGTGACGGAGGGGGCTCCCCGCCAATACTACGTATTCGTCATTCCCATTGATTCGGAACTCTCCCTGAAAAAGGCCGCCAGGGCCGTGGGAACCAAATCCCTGTCCATGATCCCTGTGAAGGATATTACCGCGGTGACGGGTTATGTCCGCGGCGGCTGTACGGCCCTGGGCATGAAGAAAAAATATCCCACCGTGATTGACTCCGGCGCAGAAGCCCTGCCGGAAATCGTGGTGAGCGGGGGACGTCTGGGATGCCAGATCGAACTTGCCCCCGTGGATTTGCTTCAGGCGGCGGACGCTTCCTTTGCGGATGTAGCGGAACCGGGCGGCCGCCCATGA
- a CDS encoding aminodeoxychorismate synthase component I, translating into MYTREETIRRMNVLGRSGTPFFFVISYDLEHNLLFEKEGAGHGRSAAFSLPLGEYGAWGNSPPLPEQIRFEPVPCPVDWYVSAFSSVRAHLLRGDSYLLNLCVATPVKTNLTLSHLFRFAQAPYRMFLGPDASAAGVHGRACSCFSPEPFVRVRGREISTFPMKGTADAATLEARRWLEEDEKENRESATIVDLMRNDLSMVASRVQVKRYRYISPVETRGGTILQCSSEIGGVLPENWPSRLGEIIMALLPAGSVTGAPKEATCRAIAEAEDMERGFYTGIFGFFNGRDLDSAVAIRFMEEDGANLVYKSGGGITVMSRMEDEYREAIAKVYVPFDL; encoded by the coding sequence ATGTACACACGGGAAGAAACCATCCGCCGCATGAATGTTCTGGGCCGGTCCGGCACTCCCTTTTTTTTCGTGATTTCCTATGATTTGGAGCACAATCTCCTGTTTGAAAAGGAAGGTGCGGGGCACGGCCGCTCTGCGGCTTTTTCCCTTCCGCTGGGGGAATATGGAGCATGGGGAAACAGCCCTCCCCTCCCGGAGCAAATCCGGTTTGAGCCCGTTCCCTGTCCCGTGGACTGGTATGTTTCGGCTTTCTCTTCCGTGCGTGCCCACCTGCTGCGCGGCGATTCTTATTTGCTCAACCTGTGCGTGGCCACTCCGGTGAAGACGAATTTGACGCTTTCCCACCTGTTCCGGTTCGCCCAGGCTCCGTACAGGATGTTTCTGGGGCCGGACGCCTCCGCTGCCGGAGTGCATGGCCGCGCCTGCTCCTGCTTTTCCCCAGAACCGTTTGTGAGGGTGCGGGGGCGGGAAATCTCCACGTTTCCCATGAAGGGAACGGCAGATGCCGCCACTCTGGAAGCCCGGCGCTGGCTGGAGGAGGATGAAAAGGAAAATCGTGAATCCGCCACCATTGTGGACCTGATGCGGAACGACCTTTCCATGGTGGCTTCCCGGGTGCAGGTGAAACGCTACCGCTATATCAGCCCCGTGGAAACGCGTGGAGGGACGATTCTGCAATGCAGTTCCGAAATCGGCGGCGTTTTGCCGGAAAACTGGCCTTCCCGCCTGGGGGAGATCATAATGGCGTTGCTCCCCGCCGGAAGCGTGACGGGCGCGCCGAAGGAAGCCACCTGCCGCGCCATTGCGGAGGCGGAAGACATGGAGCGCGGATTTTATACGGGAATATTCGGCTTTTTCAACGGAAGGGACCTGGACTCCGCCGTAGCCATCCGCTTCATGGAGGAGGACGGGGCGAACCTTGTCTATAAAAGCGGAGGGGGCATCACCGTGATGAGCCGGATGGAAGATGAATACCGGGAAGCAATTGCCAAAGTCTATGTGCCGTTTGATCTTTGA
- the lpxB gene encoding lipid-A-disaccharide synthase, translated as MNLYIIAGEKSGDIHGALLLKNLLRLMPGLKVRGLGGGGMHALCPEVEDWADEAAVIGFVEVAKKYGWFRKRFLALLEQIRRDQPDCLVLIDYPGFNLRMAEKVRKYCPHTKIVYFISPQVWAWHRGRIPKMVRTLDLMMCIFPFEAPLFREAGLKSEFVGHPLVDEIAAIRKEGVRESSLVGLFPGSRNREIDRHFPVFAEVIRRLSRTRPDLKFETAASNEALAERMRGMARKAGMSPDIFNITVGRYHELMDRAAVGVVASGTATMEAALHRLPYMLVYKVPLLTYWMARMLIKIRFIGMVNILAEKPVVKELVQFDFTPDKVIEEIERLLVPENRDALLAEMKRASDRLGQGGAAEHAAQAVCRLLSE; from the coding sequence ATGAATCTTTACATTATAGCGGGTGAGAAGAGCGGGGATATTCACGGAGCCTTGTTGCTGAAAAACCTGCTGCGTCTCATGCCCGGCCTGAAGGTCCGGGGGCTGGGCGGCGGCGGCATGCATGCGCTGTGCCCGGAGGTGGAAGACTGGGCGGATGAAGCGGCGGTGATCGGCTTTGTGGAGGTGGCTAAAAAATACGGCTGGTTCAGGAAGCGCTTCCTGGCCCTGCTGGAGCAGATCCGCCGTGACCAGCCGGACTGCCTGGTCCTGATTGACTATCCGGGATTCAACCTGCGCATGGCGGAGAAAGTCCGCAAATACTGCCCCCATACCAAAATCGTTTACTTCATTTCTCCGCAGGTCTGGGCCTGGCACCGCGGACGCATTCCCAAAATGGTTCGCACGCTGGACCTGATGATGTGCATTTTCCCCTTTGAAGCCCCCCTGTTCCGGGAGGCCGGATTGAAATCGGAATTTGTGGGGCATCCCCTGGTGGACGAAATCGCCGCCATCCGGAAGGAAGGCGTGCGGGAATCTTCCCTGGTCGGCCTCTTTCCCGGCAGCCGGAACCGGGAGATAGACAGGCATTTCCCTGTATTCGCGGAAGTTATCCGCCGCCTCTCCCGGACGAGGCCAGACCTGAAATTTGAGACCGCCGCCTCCAATGAGGCCCTGGCGGAAAGAATGCGCGGCATGGCGCGGAAGGCCGGAATGTCTCCGGATATCTTCAATATCACCGTAGGGCGTTACCATGAACTCATGGACCGCGCCGCGGTGGGCGTGGTGGCCTCCGGCACCGCCACGATGGAAGCCGCCCTCCACCGCCTCCCGTACATGCTCGTGTACAAGGTCCCCCTGCTGACGTACTGGATGGCCCGCATGCTCATTAAAATCCGCTTCATCGGCATGGTGAACATTCTGGCGGAAAAGCCCGTGGTGAAGGAACTGGTTCAGTTTGATTTCACCCCGGACAAGGTCATAGAAGAAATTGAGCGGCTGCTCGTTCCGGAAAACAGGGATGCGCTGCTGGCGGAAATGAAGCGGGCCTCGGACAGGCTGGGGCAGGGCGGAGCCGCGGAACATGCGGCGCAGGCCGTCTGCCGCCTGCTGAGCGAATAA